The following are from one region of the Paenibacillus sp. JZ16 genome:
- the spoIVA gene encoding stage IV sporulation protein A, protein MEKVDIFKDIAERTGGDIYLGVVGAVRTGKSTFIKRFMETVVLPNITNEADRVRAVDELPQSAAGKTIMTTEPKFVPNNAVQIKVTEGLEVNVRLVDCVGYAVEGAKGYEDENGPRMISTPWFEEPIPFQEAAEIGTRKVIQEHSTLGVVVTTDGSIAEIPRSSYVEAEERVIEELKEVGKPFVVVINSTRPRSEEALQLRNELAEKYDIPVMTLSAATMTEDDVTGVLREVLYEFPVHEVNVNLPSWVMVLNENHWLRSNYENSVRDTVKDIRRLRDVDRVVSQFMEYDFINHAGLSGMNMGQGVAEIDLFAPDELYDRILMEVVGVEIRGKDHLLQLMQEFSHAKREYDRFAEALEMVKTTGYGIAAPSLAEMALDEPELIRQGTRFGVRLKATAPSIHMIRVDVESEFSPIIGTEKQSEELVRYLMQDFENDPIKIWESDIFGRSLHSIVREGIQGKIAMMPDNARYKLQETLGRIINEGSGGLIAIIL, encoded by the coding sequence AGACGGTTGTTCTCCCGAACATTACGAACGAGGCGGATCGAGTAAGAGCTGTCGATGAGCTGCCTCAAAGTGCTGCTGGGAAAACAATCATGACAACCGAGCCGAAATTCGTGCCGAACAACGCGGTACAGATCAAAGTTACGGAAGGTCTTGAGGTCAACGTCAGACTGGTGGATTGTGTAGGCTACGCCGTTGAAGGCGCTAAGGGCTATGAAGATGAGAATGGTCCGAGAATGATCTCGACGCCATGGTTCGAAGAGCCGATTCCGTTTCAGGAGGCGGCAGAAATCGGAACCCGCAAAGTCATTCAGGAACACTCCACGCTTGGCGTCGTTGTCACCACAGACGGAAGCATTGCGGAAATTCCGCGCAGCTCTTATGTTGAGGCTGAGGAGCGCGTCATCGAGGAACTGAAGGAAGTCGGCAAGCCATTCGTGGTGGTCATTAACTCGACTCGTCCACGCAGCGAAGAAGCGCTTCAGCTGCGCAATGAGCTGGCAGAGAAATACGACATTCCGGTGATGACACTGAGTGCAGCCACGATGACCGAAGATGATGTAACCGGCGTTCTTCGTGAAGTATTATATGAGTTCCCAGTGCATGAAGTGAACGTTAATCTTCCTAGCTGGGTTATGGTGCTTAACGAGAACCACTGGCTGCGCAGCAACTATGAGAACTCGGTCAGAGATACCGTGAAAGATATCCGCCGTCTGCGTGACGTGGATCGGGTGGTCAGCCAGTTCATGGAGTATGACTTCATCAACCATGCCGGCCTTAGCGGCATGAATATGGGTCAGGGCGTTGCCGAGATTGATCTCTTTGCACCTGACGAACTGTATGACCGGATCTTGATGGAGGTTGTGGGTGTCGAGATTCGCGGTAAAGATCATTTGCTGCAGCTGATGCAGGAGTTCTCCCACGCCAAACGGGAATACGACCGCTTCGCAGAAGCGCTTGAAATGGTTAAAACGACAGGTTACGGTATTGCTGCTCCTTCCCTGGCTGAGATGGCGCTGGATGAGCCTGAGCTTATCCGTCAAGGCACTCGCTTCGGGGTAAGATTGAAAGCGACCGCGCCTTCCATCCATATGATTAGAGTCGACGTGGAATCCGAGTTCTCGCCGATTATCGGCACAGAGAAGCAGAGCGAAGAGCTTGTGCGCTATCTGATGCAGGATTTCGAGAACGATCCGATCAAAATTTGGGAATCCGACATCTTCGGACGCTCGCTGCACTCGATCGTTCGTGAAGGAATTCAAGGCAAAATCGCGATGATGCCTGACAATGCAAGATATAAATTGCAAGAAACTTTGGGTCGCATCATCAACGAAGGTTCCGGCGGTTTGATCGCGATTATTCTTTAA